The Gammaproteobacteria bacterium genome window below encodes:
- a CDS encoding S24 family peptidase, with protein sequence MSDSKNPSEAVIKEQVLHADLADHGGCANSEPFALRVIGDSMEPEFKDGCIIIIDSAAAVESGSYVLAMVNEEYIFRQFIVEDDRYYLRALKQGYEEISLSNRDAVRGVIVQRAGTRRKDHKHYT encoded by the coding sequence ATGAGCGACTCTAAAAATCCTTCAGAAGCTGTCATAAAAGAACAAGTACTGCACGCTGATTTAGCCGACCACGGTGGTTGCGCAAATTCAGAGCCGTTTGCGTTGCGAGTGATAGGTGACAGTATGGAGCCTGAATTCAAAGATGGCTGTATTATTATTATCGATTCAGCTGCGGCTGTAGAGAGCGGTAGTTATGTGCTGGCAATGGTAAATGAAGAATATATTTTTCGCCAATTCATTGTTGAAGATGATCGCTATTATCTGCGCGCACTCAAACAGGGCTATGAAGAAATATCACTTTCGAATAGGGATGCAGTGCGAGGCGTTATTGTTCAACGTGCGGGTACACGTCGTAAAGATCACAAACACTATACTTAA